The following proteins are encoded in a genomic region of Comamonas resistens:
- the mnmA gene encoding tRNA 2-thiouridine(34) synthase MnmA produces the protein MSNKQRVVVGLSGGVDSAVTAYLLKQQGHEVVGIFMKNWEDDDDSEYCSSNIDFVDAAAVADVIGIEIEHVNFAADYKDRVFAEFLREYQAGRTPNPDVLCNAEIKFKAFLDHAMRLGAEKIATGHYARVRQNPSTQLFELLKGLDNSKDQSYFLHRLNQAQLSKAMFPVGELHKTEVRRIAEEIGLPNAKKKDSTGICFIGERPFRDFLNRYISKEPGLMLDDRGRKLGKHVGLSFYTLGQRSGLGIGGVKEKGAARGAGDHAPWFVARKDLDKNQLRVVQGHDHPWLLSHALLADQVSWVAGHAPAEGKEYGSKTRYRQPDSPALISQATDAGFRLDFPEAQWAVTPGQSAVLYDGEVCLGGGIIAQVDPDAAQ, from the coding sequence ATGAGCAATAAGCAGCGTGTCGTGGTGGGTTTGTCGGGCGGTGTGGATTCCGCCGTCACCGCCTATCTTCTCAAACAGCAGGGCCATGAGGTCGTCGGCATCTTCATGAAGAACTGGGAAGATGACGACGACAGCGAATACTGCTCGTCGAATATCGACTTTGTCGATGCGGCGGCCGTGGCCGACGTGATCGGCATCGAGATCGAGCATGTGAACTTTGCCGCCGACTACAAGGACCGCGTGTTCGCCGAGTTCCTGCGCGAATATCAGGCGGGCCGCACACCCAACCCCGACGTGCTGTGCAATGCCGAGATCAAGTTCAAGGCCTTCCTCGACCACGCCATGCGCCTGGGCGCAGAAAAGATCGCTACCGGCCACTATGCGCGCGTGCGCCAGAACCCCTCCACCCAGCTGTTCGAGCTGCTCAAGGGGCTGGATAACAGCAAGGACCAGAGCTATTTTCTGCACCGTCTGAACCAGGCCCAGCTATCCAAGGCCATGTTCCCCGTGGGCGAGCTGCACAAGACCGAGGTGCGCCGCATTGCCGAGGAGATCGGCCTGCCCAATGCCAAGAAGAAGGATTCGACCGGCATCTGCTTCATTGGCGAGCGGCCTTTCCGCGATTTTCTGAATCGCTATATCAGCAAGGAGCCAGGCCTGATGCTGGATGACCGGGGCCGCAAGCTGGGCAAGCATGTGGGCCTGAGCTTCTACACGCTGGGCCAGCGCTCGGGGCTGGGCATTGGCGGCGTGAAGGAAAAGGGCGCCGCCCGTGGCGCGGGCGACCATGCGCCCTGGTTTGTGGCGCGCAAGGACCTGGACAAGAACCAGTTGCGCGTGGTTCAGGGCCATGACCACCCTTGGCTGCTGTCACATGCCTTGCTGGCCGATCAGGTCAGCTGGGTGGCCGGCCATGCACCGGCCGAGGGAAAGGAGTATGGCTCCAAGACCCGCTACCGTCAGCCCGATTCTCCGGCGTTGATCTCCCAGGCCACGGATGCGGGCTTCCGCCTGGACTTCCCCGAGGCGCAATGGGCCGTCACGCCCGGTCAGTCCGCCGTGCTCTATGACGGCGAGGTCTGCCTGGGCGGCGGCATCATCGCGCAGGTGGATCCTGACGCGGCTCAATAG
- a CDS encoding leucine-rich repeat domain-containing protein, with translation MPILIDGTSHEDGVFPLQLTEGPPHRLKTSPGQGGLSMGPRSSTPKADLWVDADARLHWACFEPFATPAGSPWPRQFYYSGNDSTFFAWSRQRPIEGFKWQPRLSGPLEIDASQSRIRELSLYLQGNQGHISLKLPSREMRLHLHGDLSQISVTAGLPESLSLSPATSKRGTDAALQLPDMGGLTQVSSLELCNNAGHQPISLQHLSLFPRLESLSLWGNFCNLEQLAQCTELKSLSLRFMPNLQSLPPLQSWPGLDSFIAYNVEEATGKRLRQQLKERAKTRAWDKYASVSQLRKPEWWSKHYGRPFSSWPPARAKLAHAAFDLAEQQIHAAQTLNDIQAALTTFCTRFNTVKGIETSEREDLGESIWQLAQLPTALSLGASDALAQQWFDACRDY, from the coding sequence ATGCCCATATTGATTGACGGAACTTCACACGAAGATGGCGTATTTCCGCTGCAGCTGACCGAGGGTCCACCTCATCGCCTCAAGACCAGCCCCGGCCAAGGCGGCCTGAGCATGGGCCCGCGTTCCAGCACTCCCAAGGCCGATCTTTGGGTCGATGCAGACGCGCGGCTTCACTGGGCATGTTTCGAGCCCTTTGCCACGCCCGCAGGCTCCCCCTGGCCGCGCCAGTTCTATTACAGTGGCAATGATTCAACGTTCTTTGCCTGGTCTCGCCAGCGTCCCATAGAGGGCTTCAAGTGGCAGCCGCGGCTCTCAGGGCCGCTGGAGATCGACGCCAGTCAATCCCGGATCAGAGAGCTGTCTCTTTATCTGCAGGGCAACCAAGGGCATATCAGCCTCAAGCTCCCCTCCCGCGAAATGCGGCTGCATCTGCACGGCGACCTGAGCCAGATCAGCGTGACAGCAGGCCTGCCCGAGAGTCTGAGCTTGAGCCCCGCCACCAGCAAGCGCGGCACGGACGCGGCACTGCAACTGCCCGACATGGGTGGACTGACGCAGGTCAGCAGCCTGGAGCTGTGCAACAACGCGGGCCATCAACCCATTTCGCTGCAGCACCTGTCGCTGTTTCCCCGGTTAGAGTCTTTGTCGCTCTGGGGAAACTTCTGCAACCTGGAGCAGCTTGCCCAGTGCACTGAGCTGAAATCGCTGTCGCTGCGCTTTATGCCGAATCTGCAGAGCCTGCCGCCGCTGCAAAGCTGGCCCGGCCTTGATAGTTTCATCGCCTACAACGTGGAAGAGGCCACCGGCAAGCGCCTGCGCCAGCAGCTCAAGGAGCGCGCAAAAACACGCGCCTGGGACAAATACGCCAGCGTCAGCCAGCTGCGCAAACCTGAATGGTGGAGCAAGCACTACGGAAGGCCTTTTTCCAGCTGGCCGCCGGCACGCGCCAAACTGGCCCATGCCGCTTTCGATTTGGCAGAGCAGCAAATCCATGCCGCGCAGACACTGAACGACATTCAGGCCGCTCTGACCACCTTCTGCACACGCTTCAATACCGTCAAAGGCATCGAAACCAGCGAGCGTGAGGACCTCGGAGAATCCATATGGCAACTGGCGCAGTTGCCCACAGCCCTGTCACTGGGCGCAAGTGATGCGCTGGCCCAGCAATGGTTTGATGCCTGCCGCGACTATTGA